One genomic segment of Dysosmobacter sp. Marseille-Q4140 includes these proteins:
- a CDS encoding triacylglycerol lipase, translated as MRKWLRRGLWTLVILTASNLVAVLCSLPLYYQVTGGCFLLASLILLALLTLVLVRPLGRSPLPTRRIRQLAAGVELLRLFLVTATADLVTTLWFFCLLTPWAGVDGIVWLGITAHVLLVVAVEASVFWAGMIRVYITSVQLGLKYRVLAALCGWIPLVNIWYLCKIIRIASDEVEFETEKWEIDAARAESEICKTRYPLLMVHGVFFRDFRYVNYWGRIPRELTRNGATVYYGGQQSAAAVEDSGKELAARIRRIVEETGCGKVNIIAHSKGGLDSRAAIAHCGMAPYVATLTTINTPHRGCVFAEYLLDKIPQAMRQRIADTYNATLKRLGDENPDFLAAVTDLTASACEERNAVTPDDPGVVYESVMSYCEKAQHGKFPLNMTHPIVRYFDGRNDGLVAVDSAKWGSRFTLLEPSGKRGISHGDVVDLNRENIPGFDVREFYVNLVADLKRRGF; from the coding sequence ATGAGAAAATGGCTGCGCCGGGGGCTCTGGACCCTGGTGATTCTGACCGCCTCCAATCTGGTGGCGGTGCTCTGCTCGCTACCGCTGTATTACCAAGTGACTGGGGGCTGCTTTTTGCTGGCAAGCCTGATCCTTCTGGCGTTGCTGACGCTGGTCCTGGTGCGTCCCTTGGGGCGGTCGCCGCTGCCTACCCGTCGGATCCGGCAGCTGGCCGCCGGAGTGGAGCTGCTGCGGTTGTTCCTGGTGACGGCCACGGCGGACCTGGTCACCACGCTGTGGTTTTTCTGCCTGCTGACCCCGTGGGCGGGCGTGGACGGGATCGTCTGGCTGGGCATCACTGCCCATGTGCTCCTGGTGGTGGCAGTGGAGGCGTCCGTCTTTTGGGCTGGCATGATAAGAGTTTACATAACTTCTGTTCAGCTGGGCCTGAAGTACCGCGTCCTGGCCGCCCTGTGCGGCTGGATCCCGCTGGTCAACATCTGGTATCTCTGCAAGATCATCCGCATCGCCTCTGATGAGGTGGAGTTTGAGACGGAGAAATGGGAGATCGACGCCGCCCGGGCGGAGAGTGAGATCTGCAAGACGAGATACCCCCTCCTGATGGTCCACGGGGTGTTCTTTCGGGACTTTCGTTATGTCAACTATTGGGGCCGCATCCCCAGAGAGCTGACCCGCAATGGCGCCACAGTCTACTACGGCGGGCAGCAGTCTGCTGCGGCGGTGGAGGACAGCGGGAAGGAGCTGGCCGCCCGCATCCGCCGGATCGTGGAGGAGACCGGATGCGGCAAGGTGAATATCATCGCCCACTCCAAGGGAGGGCTGGACAGCCGGGCGGCCATCGCCCACTGCGGCATGGCGCCCTATGTGGCCACCCTCACCACCATCAACACCCCCCACCGGGGCTGCGTCTTTGCGGAGTACCTGCTGGACAAGATCCCCCAGGCTATGCGCCAACGCATCGCGGACACCTATAACGCCACTCTAAAGCGTCTCGGCGACGAAAATCCGGACTTTCTGGCGGCGGTGACGGATCTGACCGCCTCTGCCTGCGAAGAGCGGAACGCCGTCACCCCCGACGATCCCGGCGTGGTGTATGAGAGTGTCATGTCCTACTGCGAGAAGGCCCAGCATGGCAAGTTTCCTCTGAACATGACCCACCCCATCGTCCGGTATTTCGACGGCCGCAACGATGGCCTGGTGGCGGTGGACTCTGCCAAGTGGGGCAGCCGCTTCACGCTGCTGGAGCCCTCGGGGAAGCGTGGCATCTCCCACGGGGACGTGGTGGATCTGAACCGGGAGAACATCCCCGGCTTCGATGTGCGGGAATTTTATGTCAATCTCGTGGCCGATCTGAAGCGGCGCGGGTTCTGA
- a CDS encoding C40 family peptidase has product MTHFAGKAVKVALISGLSVFLLGATALAAEGEIAIGAGCTTGSSLRMRAEASTDSSIVTTLDKSVAVAILDDSIDGWYKISYNGNTGYVSGDYLTVDQDNIFTTYGRVNASGVNVRSDPSTESSSLATVDEGTIVTVNALVDGWYDVTCEYGTEGYIRSDFLDLTESASDNSDIVATAKQYLGVRYVYGGASPSGFDCSGFTMYIYKQYGYSLPHTATGQWQSGLGTRIWGISALQPGDLVFFNDPARNAGKACSHAGIYIGNGQFIHSSSSSSGGVIISDLTSGYYNTYFVGGIHV; this is encoded by the coding sequence ATGACACATTTTGCAGGTAAGGCAGTCAAAGTTGCTCTGATCTCCGGTTTATCCGTATTTCTGCTGGGCGCCACCGCCCTGGCAGCGGAAGGTGAAATCGCCATCGGAGCCGGCTGCACCACCGGTTCTTCCCTGAGAATGCGGGCAGAGGCCTCTACGGATTCCTCCATCGTCACCACTCTGGACAAGAGTGTGGCGGTTGCCATTCTGGACGACAGCATCGACGGCTGGTACAAGATCAGCTATAACGGCAATACCGGCTATGTCTCCGGTGACTACCTGACTGTGGATCAGGACAATATTTTCACCACCTACGGTCGGGTTAACGCCAGCGGCGTCAATGTCCGCTCTGATCCCTCTACTGAGAGCAGTTCTCTCGCCACCGTGGACGAGGGCACCATTGTCACCGTTAACGCCCTGGTGGACGGTTGGTACGACGTCACCTGCGAATACGGCACCGAAGGCTACATCCGCAGCGATTTCCTGGACCTGACGGAGTCTGCTTCTGACAACAGCGATATCGTGGCCACCGCTAAGCAGTATCTGGGCGTGCGCTATGTCTACGGCGGCGCCTCCCCCAGCGGCTTTGACTGCTCCGGCTTCACCATGTACATCTACAAGCAGTACGGCTACTCCCTGCCCCACACCGCCACTGGCCAGTGGCAGAGCGGTCTGGGTACCCGGATCTGGGGCATCAGCGCCCTGCAGCCCGGCGACCTGGTGTTCTTCAACGATCCCGCCCGCAACGCCGGCAAGGCCTGCTCTCACGCCGGCATCTACATCGGTAACGGTCAGTTCATCCACTCCTCCTCTTCTTCCAGCGGCGGCGTGATCATCAGCGACCTGACCAGCGGTTATTACAATACATACTTCGTGGGCGGTATCCACGTCTGA
- a CDS encoding endonuclease/exonuclease/phosphatase family protein: MKRRGLWWKIPTAALALVLAAVLGYLCYALLTYYRVEDWQTLTVNGQGGGPAETDRSYKLLSYNIGFGAYSPDYGFFMDGGDYSRAFSEEAARANVTGALETAAGQAPDFVFLQEVDADATRSYHVDEQQMAAEALGGDMAWVTAQNYDSPYLLWPLTCPHGASRSGIMTFSACEVTGSVRRSLPVETGLTRYLDLDRCYTVTRVPVADGRELCLYNVHLSAYTSDGTVATEQVKLLAADMAAEYAAGNYAVCGGDFNKDLWEDSAAVFGVAGEGQTWAQPFPEELLSGGIRLEVPDAGAANPVPSCRNADGPYVPGESFVLTVDGFLVSENVTVEAASVVDTGFAWSDHNPVLLTFRLEP, encoded by the coding sequence GTGAAGAGAAGGGGACTGTGGTGGAAAATTCCGACGGCGGCGCTGGCACTGGTGCTGGCGGCGGTGCTGGGTTATCTCTGCTACGCCCTTCTGACCTATTACCGGGTGGAGGACTGGCAGACCCTGACCGTCAACGGCCAGGGCGGCGGCCCGGCGGAGACGGACCGGAGCTACAAGCTGCTGTCCTACAACATCGGCTTCGGGGCGTACAGTCCCGACTACGGCTTCTTCATGGACGGCGGGGACTACTCCCGGGCGTTTTCCGAGGAGGCCGCCCGGGCCAATGTGACCGGCGCCCTGGAGACGGCGGCGGGCCAGGCCCCGGACTTCGTCTTTTTACAGGAGGTGGACGCCGACGCCACCCGCAGCTACCATGTGGACGAGCAGCAGATGGCGGCGGAGGCCCTGGGCGGAGACATGGCCTGGGTCACCGCCCAGAACTATGACTCCCCGTATCTGCTCTGGCCCCTGACCTGCCCCCACGGGGCGTCCCGCTCCGGCATCATGACCTTTTCGGCCTGCGAGGTCACCGGCTCCGTCCGCCGGAGCCTGCCGGTGGAGACGGGGCTGACCCGGTATCTGGATCTGGACCGGTGCTACACGGTCACCCGGGTGCCGGTGGCGGACGGACGGGAGCTGTGCCTCTACAATGTGCATCTGTCGGCCTACACCTCCGACGGCACCGTGGCCACGGAGCAGGTGAAGCTGCTGGCGGCGGACATGGCGGCGGAGTACGCCGCCGGGAATTACGCCGTCTGCGGCGGCGACTTCAACAAGGATCTGTGGGAGGACTCCGCTGCGGTGTTCGGTGTGGCGGGGGAGGGCCAGACCTGGGCCCAGCCCTTCCCGGAGGAGCTGCTGAGCGGCGGCATCCGCCTGGAGGTGCCGGACGCCGGCGCGGCGAATCCGGTCCCCAGCTGCCGCAACGCCGACGGGCCCTATGTGCCCGGTGAGAGCTTCGTGCTGACGGTGGACGGCTTCCTGGTCTCCGAAAACGTGACGGTGGAGGCCGCCTCGGTGGTGGACACCGGCTTCGCCTGGTCGGACCACAATCCGGTCCTGCTGACCTTCCGGCTGGAGCCGTGA
- a CDS encoding EFR1 family ferrodoxin (N-terminal region resembles flavodoxins. C-terminal ferrodoxin region binds two 4Fe-4S clusters.) encodes MDVKKVWTLYFSATGNTDKTANTIADALARRLEVPAERISFTRPGEREKEYSFTEGDLVVVASPTYAGKLPNKILPDFQGKLHGCGALAVAVVTFGNRSYDNALAELCAVLEGDGFHTVAGAAFACRHAFTDALADGRPDWDDKRAMETFAGQVADKVKNLTELPAPVAVPGDAAAPYYVPKGTDGQPAKFLKAKPQTDLGKCTDCGACARFCPMGAIDPEHPALVPGTCIKCHACVRKCTKHAKYFDDPAFLSHVAMLEQNFTEPKENAFFL; translated from the coding sequence ATGGATGTGAAGAAGGTCTGGACGCTGTATTTCAGCGCCACCGGCAACACCGACAAGACGGCAAACACCATCGCCGACGCCCTGGCCCGCCGGCTGGAGGTCCCGGCGGAGCGGATCTCCTTTACCCGGCCGGGAGAGCGCGAAAAGGAGTATTCCTTTACAGAAGGGGATCTGGTCGTCGTGGCCTCGCCCACCTACGCAGGGAAGCTGCCCAACAAGATCCTGCCGGATTTCCAGGGAAAACTCCACGGCTGCGGCGCTCTGGCGGTTGCCGTGGTGACCTTTGGCAACCGCAGCTACGACAACGCTCTGGCGGAGCTGTGCGCTGTGCTGGAGGGGGACGGCTTCCACACCGTGGCCGGCGCGGCCTTCGCCTGCCGCCACGCTTTCACCGATGCCCTGGCCGACGGACGCCCCGACTGGGACGACAAGCGGGCCATGGAGACCTTTGCCGGACAGGTCGCTGACAAGGTAAAGAACTTGACAGAACTGCCCGCCCCGGTGGCTGTGCCCGGGGACGCTGCGGCCCCCTACTATGTGCCCAAGGGCACCGATGGCCAGCCCGCCAAGTTCCTCAAGGCCAAGCCCCAGACGGACCTGGGCAAGTGCACCGATTGCGGTGCCTGCGCCCGCTTCTGTCCCATGGGGGCCATCGACCCGGAGCACCCGGCCCTGGTCCCCGGTACCTGCATCAAGTGCCACGCCTGCGTCCGCAAGTGCACCAAGCACGCCAAGTACTTTGATGACCCGGCGTTCCTGAGCCACGTGGCCATGCTGGAGCAGAATTTCACGGAGCCCAAGGAGAACGCATTCTTTCTGTGA
- a CDS encoding linear amide C-N hydrolase — MRRSQEMGCSCLSWAAEEGGPLWGRNFDLNCLPPDTQVTFLPPGTVYGGALTARWGAVGVGTLAVPGMPMLYEGVNQMGLMGGQLNYRGFAHYPETVRPGTVPLPPGGAVYHLLARCASVAEVVEVLEREVTIAALPLLGVVPTVHWAFTDGTGESVVIEPEAEGLRICRDALGVMTNSPGYPWQRTNLLNYAAVRDLDRGPAALAEDLVPCFSGTGGQGLPGDWSSPSRFVRLAFLRRYAQPGRTEAEGIARLLRLLQSAAFPLGAVRLEEDPPWEYTLYTAAACARSRRFYWTTYHSQRVRYVDLPRLVERGVLARFPLEAEPDFLDITEAPLAFPSDRV; from the coding sequence ATGAGACGATCACAAGAGATGGGATGCAGCTGCCTTTCCTGGGCAGCGGAGGAGGGCGGACCCCTGTGGGGGCGGAACTTCGATCTGAACTGTCTGCCTCCGGATACCCAGGTGACCTTTCTGCCGCCGGGGACGGTCTATGGCGGCGCTCTGACGGCCCGCTGGGGCGCCGTGGGCGTGGGGACCCTGGCGGTGCCGGGGATGCCCATGCTGTACGAGGGGGTCAACCAGATGGGCCTCATGGGCGGCCAGCTGAACTACCGGGGCTTTGCCCATTATCCGGAGACGGTCCGGCCCGGTACCGTTCCGCTGCCGCCGGGTGGAGCGGTGTACCATCTGCTGGCCCGGTGCGCCAGCGTGGCGGAGGTGGTGGAGGTACTGGAACGGGAGGTGACCATCGCCGCCCTGCCGCTGCTGGGGGTGGTGCCCACGGTCCACTGGGCCTTCACCGACGGGACCGGGGAGAGCGTGGTCATCGAGCCGGAGGCGGAGGGGCTGCGGATCTGCCGGGACGCCCTGGGAGTTATGACCAACAGCCCCGGCTATCCCTGGCAGCGGACGAATCTGCTCAACTACGCTGCCGTCCGGGACCTGGACCGGGGGCCCGCGGCGCTGGCGGAGGATCTGGTGCCCTGCTTCTCCGGCACCGGCGGCCAGGGTCTGCCCGGGGACTGGAGTTCGCCCTCCCGGTTCGTGCGGCTGGCCTTCCTGCGGCGCTACGCCCAGCCCGGCCGCACCGAGGCCGAGGGGATCGCCCGACTGCTGCGGCTGCTGCAATCCGCCGCCTTCCCTCTGGGCGCGGTGCGGCTGGAGGAGGACCCGCCCTGGGAGTACACCCTTTATACCGCCGCGGCCTGCGCCCGGTCCCGGCGGTTCTACTGGACCACCTATCACAGTCAGCGGGTGCGGTATGTGGACCTGCCCCGGCTGGTGGAGCGGGGTGTCCTGGCCCGGTTCCCCCTGGAGGCGGAGCCGGACTTTCTGGATATCACGGAAGCGCCTCTTGCATTCCCGTCTGACCGGGTGTAG
- a CDS encoding D-alanyl-D-alanine carboxypeptidase — translation MDEQYTSVFTEEERAARRRARQEARKAKLRARRRRQLQIFLPCALVAVLAVSLLLGSKAGHTPEEEEVAGIDLAAEESLSAEPPVAEEPQIPSGYTATEGTVQLGEELPSVYVVLIDLDSHEILAEKGADTVIYPASMTKILTVLVAAEAIEEADLDDTFTMTREITDYCYVNGCSVVGLMVDETVTVRELFYGTILPSGADAAVGLATYVAGSHEAFVEMMNDKLEELGLSDTAHFTNCVGLFDEAHACTVSDMAAILEATMGNDLCREVLGAHTYETAPTTDHPEGQVLSNWFLRRIEDKDTGGLTVMGAKTGYVVQSGNCAASWAQAPDGHQYLCVTADAYSSWRAIYDHAELYKTYCAESAETDAAEAASQNGTPL, via the coding sequence ATGGATGAGCAATATACCTCTGTATTCACTGAAGAAGAGCGGGCCGCCCGCCGACGGGCGCGGCAGGAAGCCCGAAAGGCCAAGCTGCGGGCCCGGCGGCGGCGACAGCTGCAGATCTTCCTACCCTGTGCCCTGGTGGCGGTGCTGGCTGTGAGCCTGCTGCTGGGCAGCAAGGCCGGCCACACCCCGGAGGAAGAGGAAGTGGCCGGTATTGATCTGGCGGCCGAAGAGAGTCTTTCCGCCGAGCCGCCTGTGGCAGAGGAACCGCAGATCCCCTCCGGCTATACCGCCACCGAAGGCACCGTTCAGCTGGGCGAGGAGCTGCCCAGCGTCTACGTGGTGCTGATCGACCTGGACAGCCATGAGATCCTAGCGGAAAAGGGCGCGGACACGGTGATCTATCCCGCCTCCATGACCAAGATCCTGACCGTCCTGGTGGCCGCCGAGGCCATCGAGGAAGCCGATCTGGACGACACCTTCACCATGACCCGGGAGATCACCGACTACTGCTACGTCAACGGGTGCAGCGTGGTTGGGCTGATGGTGGACGAAACCGTCACCGTCCGGGAGCTGTTCTACGGCACCATCCTCCCCTCCGGTGCCGACGCGGCCGTGGGCCTTGCCACCTATGTGGCCGGATCCCACGAGGCCTTTGTGGAGATGATGAACGACAAGCTGGAGGAACTGGGCCTCTCCGACACCGCCCACTTCACCAACTGCGTGGGGCTGTTTGACGAGGCCCACGCCTGCACCGTCTCCGACATGGCCGCCATTCTGGAGGCCACCATGGGCAACGATCTGTGCCGGGAGGTGCTGGGCGCCCATACCTACGAGACCGCCCCCACCACGGACCATCCGGAGGGACAGGTCCTCTCCAACTGGTTCCTGCGGCGGATCGAGGACAAGGACACCGGCGGACTGACCGTCATGGGCGCCAAGACCGGCTATGTGGTCCAGTCCGGCAACTGCGCCGCCAGCTGGGCCCAGGCTCCGGACGGCCACCAGTACCTCTGCGTCACCGCCGACGCGTACAGCTCCTGGCGGGCCATCTACGACCACGCGGAACTGTACAAGACCTACTGCGCGGAGAGCGCGGAAACCGATGCAGCCGAAGCGGCGTCCCAAAACGGGACGCCGCTTTGA
- a CDS encoding chloramphenicol acetyltransferase: MAWKFVDMERDPRREQFAYFRDFANPYLGVTAEVDVTEVLDWTRRTGTSFFLAVLYAAVRAANAVPELRRRLRGGEVVEYDQCPSSHTVALPDGSYCYCRLTADRPLMEFLPYAAAEQVRAAAQPTLEDGAESESLLFVSCLPWLRYTALTQPTPGPADSNPRITWGRYGPREGRTVLPVTLLVHHALADGRHVARFYEELERELARIPGP, encoded by the coding sequence ATGGCGTGGAAATTTGTGGATATGGAGCGGGACCCCCGCCGGGAGCAGTTTGCGTACTTCCGGGACTTTGCCAACCCGTACCTGGGTGTCACGGCGGAGGTGGATGTGACGGAGGTGCTGGACTGGACCCGGCGGACGGGGACCAGCTTTTTCCTGGCGGTGCTGTACGCCGCCGTCCGGGCGGCCAACGCCGTGCCGGAGCTGCGGCGCCGCCTCCGGGGCGGGGAAGTGGTGGAGTACGACCAGTGTCCCTCCTCCCACACGGTTGCCCTGCCGGACGGCAGCTACTGCTATTGTCGCCTGACGGCGGACCGGCCGCTGATGGAATTTTTGCCCTATGCGGCGGCGGAACAGGTCCGGGCTGCCGCGCAGCCCACGCTGGAGGACGGAGCGGAGAGCGAGAGCCTGCTGTTCGTTTCCTGCCTTCCCTGGCTGCGCTACACGGCCCTGACTCAGCCCACACCCGGTCCGGCGGACAGCAATCCCCGGATCACCTGGGGGCGGTACGGTCCCCGGGAGGGGCGGACGGTGCTGCCGGTGACGCTGCTGGTCCACCACGCCCTGGCGGACGGGCGGCATGTGGCCCGATTCTACGAGGAGTTGGAAAGAGAACTGGCCCGGATCCCAGGGCCATAA